A genomic region of Psychrobacter sp. M13 contains the following coding sequences:
- a CDS encoding NRAMP family divalent metal transporter has protein sequence MTTQRINTTDSSNQTANATQEGFSWRIFGPGILMATAAIGGSHLISSTQAGAIYGWQLAIMIILANVFKYPFFRFGTDYVYDTGESLIAGYAKRSKAYLWIYFLLSILSAVISTGAVSLIAAVILGFMLPASIGLSTIPLALIVTAVCWVFLIAGHYKLLDGLTKWIMIALTTATLAAVIIAAGKPTVVTADFIATSPWNLATLGFIVALMGWMPAPLEFAAITSMWTSAKRKTDNTTKRQGLLDFNVGYSISAILALFFLALGVFVQYGSGQEIQIAGGAYIDQLISMYTNTIGEWSRLLVAFVAFMCMFGTTITCADGYGRANAECWRLIKGDSEINKKQVAFWTTYAIGGGLIIISFFAGQLGSMLKFAMISAFVSAPIFGWLNYSLVRKHQKLSVAMNALSIAGLLFLGGFALLFLANLAGVFA, from the coding sequence ATGACCACACAACGAATCAACACTACAGATAGCAGTAACCAAACTGCTAACGCTACGCAAGAAGGCTTTAGCTGGCGTATCTTTGGGCCTGGCATCTTAATGGCGACGGCCGCTATTGGTGGCTCACACCTGATTTCATCGACCCAAGCAGGTGCTATCTATGGCTGGCAGCTGGCTATTATGATTATTTTAGCCAATGTCTTTAAGTACCCGTTTTTTCGTTTTGGTACAGACTATGTCTACGATACTGGTGAGAGCCTGATCGCAGGTTATGCCAAACGCTCAAAAGCTTATCTTTGGATATACTTTCTGCTGTCTATTTTATCAGCAGTCATCAGCACAGGCGCAGTATCTCTGATTGCTGCGGTGATATTGGGCTTTATGCTGCCCGCCTCTATAGGCTTATCCACTATTCCACTAGCATTGATAGTCACCGCAGTATGTTGGGTGTTCTTAATAGCAGGTCATTACAAATTGCTCGATGGATTGACCAAGTGGATTATGATCGCTCTCACCACAGCGACCTTAGCAGCAGTCATCATCGCTGCTGGCAAGCCGACGGTAGTCACCGCTGATTTTATAGCGACTTCTCCTTGGAATTTGGCAACTTTAGGCTTTATCGTCGCGCTTATGGGCTGGATGCCAGCACCGCTTGAGTTTGCCGCTATTACCTCAATGTGGACGTCAGCTAAGCGCAAAACGGACAATACCACTAAGCGCCAAGGCTTATTAGATTTTAATGTCGGCTATTCAATCTCTGCTATTTTGGCATTATTCTTCTTGGCATTAGGAGTATTCGTACAATACGGCTCTGGTCAAGAGATTCAGATTGCAGGCGGCGCATACATCGATCAGCTAATTAGTATGTATACCAATACCATTGGCGAATGGTCTAGACTGCTAGTCGCCTTTGTTGCCTTTATGTGTATGTTCGGTACTACGATTACTTGCGCTGATGGTTACGGTCGCGCCAATGCTGAATGCTGGCGGTTGATCAAAGGGGATAGTGAAATTAATAAAAAGCAAGTCGCCTTTTGGACCACTTATGCGATCGGTGGCGGATTGATTATTATCAGCTTTTTTGCAGGACAGTTAGGCTCTATGCTGAAATTTGCCATGATATCCGCTTTTGTCTCCGCGCCTATCTTTGGTTGGCTTAATTACTCACTAGTACGCAAGCATCAGAAGCTATCCGTAGCTATGAATGCCCTCTCCATTGCAGGGTTGCTATTTTTGGGTGGCTTTGCCCTATTGTTCTTAGCCAATCTTGCTGGCGTATTTGCTTAA